In Geobacillus kaustophilus, a genomic segment contains:
- a CDS encoding phage holin family protein, translated as MERLDAIYKIGAAAIGAAVGYLFGESTGLLLVLFWMVVIDYGSGLAAGYTEKTLSSKIGFKGIIKKVMIFVMVALAHLVDSALGTKNMFRDATIVFYMANELLSIFENVGRMGVPVPDRLMQAVEVLKGKSKEGDKK; from the coding sequence ATGGAGAGGCTCGATGCGATCTACAAAATCGGCGCGGCTGCGATTGGGGCTGCGGTTGGGTATTTATTTGGCGAGTCAACAGGGCTGCTACTCGTATTATTTTGGATGGTTGTGATTGATTACGGGAGCGGATTGGCTGCTGGTTACACAGAAAAAACGTTATCAAGCAAAATTGGATTCAAAGGCATTATTAAGAAGGTCATGATTTTTGTCATGGTTGCACTGGCTCATTTGGTCGATAGCGCACTTGGAACAAAAAATATGTTCCGCGATGCGACTATCGTTTTTTATATGGCCAATGAATTGCTGAGCATTTTTGAAAACGTTGGGAGAATGGGAGTGCCTGTTCCAGATCGTTTGATGCAGGCAGTCGAAGTGTTGAAAGGAAAAAGTAAGGAGGGCGATAAGAAATGA